The following are encoded in a window of Bacteroidales bacterium genomic DNA:
- a CDS encoding rhodanese-like domain-containing protein, whose amino-acid sequence MTTTIVPKLQDFHINGVKHITPEESFELLKNGTAVILDVREAEEVSFERIADAKTLYIPLAEVILSLDKLPHDKTLIVVCRAGIRSAKIANLLNYQGFPNALNLDGGINMWKSFGLPMESSNSRSCGCGCNCGG is encoded by the coding sequence ATGACAACGACCATTGTTCCCAAGCTTCAGGATTTCCATATTAATGGGGTAAAACACATCACCCCTGAAGAATCATTCGAATTGCTAAAAAATGGAACTGCAGTAATTCTTGACGTAAGAGAAGCGGAGGAGGTTAGCTTTGAGCGCATTGCAGATGCTAAGACATTGTATATTCCCCTTGCTGAAGTTATTTTAAGTTTGGATAAACTACCTCATGACAAAACATTGATTGTTGTATGCAGGGCAGGAATCCGAAGTGCAAAAATTGCAAACCTTCTTAACTACCAGGGATTTCCCAATGCATTAAATCTTGACGGGGGGATAAACATGTGGAAAAGTTTTGGTCTGCCGATGGAAAGCAGTAATTCCCGTAGTTGCGGTTGCGGATGCAACTGTGGCGGCTAA
- a CDS encoding polysaccharide biosynthesis/export family protein, which produces MKIYHNFFLRSVFFMALLAIFFSSCVPMKRIKYLQQEVAKGDSLRTHFENKKLADYRIQPGDNLYIKVNSAISTTDNLFLNEANQSSNYYNDIGIYLNSYPVSDSGHVDFPFVGKIYLKGLSIEQAKDTIQAIVDDYLKGTTVIVRLANFKVTILGEINRPGEYSVYQNKLNIFDAIAYAGDMTTFAKRDDVYMIRETKTGTKVIHLNLNDVSILESEYYTLMPKDIIYIPPVKGKNFAFSNFPYALIFTTITTTLLLINFFKTN; this is translated from the coding sequence ATGAAAATTTATCACAACTTTTTCTTACGGTCAGTCTTTTTTATGGCACTTCTTGCCATCTTTTTTTCCTCCTGTGTTCCCATGAAGCGGATTAAGTACCTTCAGCAGGAGGTGGCTAAAGGAGATTCACTCAGAACGCATTTTGAAAATAAAAAACTTGCTGACTACAGGATTCAGCCGGGAGACAACCTTTACATCAAGGTTAACAGTGCCATTTCCACAACTGATAACTTATTCCTGAATGAAGCCAATCAGTCGTCCAATTATTATAATGATATTGGAATTTATCTGAACAGCTACCCTGTAAGTGATTCCGGTCACGTTGACTTTCCTTTTGTTGGGAAAATTTATCTTAAGGGTTTATCGATTGAACAAGCCAAAGATACAATACAAGCCATTGTAGACGATTACCTCAAAGGGACAACGGTTATTGTAAGGCTTGCCAATTTTAAAGTTACCATTCTTGGAGAGATCAACCGGCCGGGAGAGTATAGTGTTTATCAGAACAAGCTAAATATTTTCGATGCTATTGCTTACGCCGGAGATATGACCACATTTGCAAAACGAGATGATGTATATATGATCAGGGAGACCAAAACAGGCACTAAAGTAATCCATTTAAACCTTAATGACGTTAGTATACTTGAATCAGAGTATTACACTTTAATGCCCAAAGATATTATCTACATCCCGCCTGTTAAAGGAAAGAATTTTGCTTTCAGCAATTTCCCTTATGCGCTGATCTTCACCACAATCACCACTACGCTTTTGTTAATTAACTTTTTTAAAACCAACTAA
- a CDS encoding J domain-containing protein: MEYKDYYKILGVDKKATKAEIKKQYRKMAQMYHPDRNPDNKSAEEKFKDISEAYEVLGDDQKREKYDQLGANWNQFQHGGTGFDFSQWAQKSGGSYRSSFGDVFGESDFSDFFNSFFGGGSGQTGFGGRRSFHQRTRQFKGEDYTAQLNISLSDAYHGTSTILNVDGNKIKVNLRPGVKNGQTLRVRGKGAVSHTGGDSGDLLLKINVVNNTVFELKEIDLYLDVKVDLYTAILGGKTTINTMNKPMNVEIPKETPNGKILRLKGMGMPVYGKSNEFGDLYARIQVVLPQNLNDQEINLFKQLSMIRKKEG; encoded by the coding sequence ATGGAATACAAAGACTACTATAAAATTCTTGGAGTTGATAAGAAAGCAACAAAAGCCGAAATCAAAAAGCAATACCGCAAGATGGCTCAGATGTATCATCCCGATCGAAATCCTGATAATAAATCTGCTGAAGAGAAATTCAAAGACATTTCGGAAGCATATGAAGTACTTGGTGATGATCAGAAGCGGGAAAAATATGACCAGCTGGGGGCAAACTGGAACCAGTTTCAACATGGCGGGACAGGTTTCGATTTTTCACAATGGGCGCAAAAGAGCGGTGGTTCTTACCGCAGTTCATTTGGTGATGTGTTTGGTGAATCTGATTTTAGCGATTTTTTTAACAGCTTCTTTGGGGGAGGTTCCGGTCAGACAGGTTTTGGAGGCCGTCGCAGTTTCCACCAGCGAACAAGGCAGTTTAAAGGGGAGGATTACACAGCACAGCTGAACATTTCTCTTAGTGACGCTTATCATGGCACTTCAACAATTCTGAATGTGGATGGAAACAAAATAAAAGTAAACCTCAGACCGGGAGTGAAAAACGGACAAACCTTAAGAGTCAGGGGGAAAGGCGCTGTATCGCATACCGGTGGCGACTCTGGTGATTTGCTGCTCAAAATTAATGTTGTGAATAATACTGTTTTTGAGCTGAAAGAAATTGATCTCTACCTGGATGTGAAGGTTGATTTGTACACAGCGATACTTGGTGGTAAAACAACGATCAATACCATGAATAAGCCGATGAATGTTGAAATTCCAAAGGAAACACCAAATGGAAAAATTCTGCGGTTGAAAGGGATGGGTATGCCGGTTTATGGTAAATCCAACGAATTTGGCGACCTTTACGCGAGAATCCAGGTGGTTTTACCGCAGAATTTGAACGATCAGGAGATCAATCTTTTTAAACAGCTTAGCATGATTCGTAAAAAAGAAGGCTAA
- a CDS encoding carboxypeptidase-like regulatory domain-containing protein: MPHSLLRPAHLLLLVFLLAAKLVFAQSAVIRGFIYEKESGEPIIFTNAYLLGTNYGSTTDVNGYFAITQIPPGDYTLLVTYLGYDTLKMEVSLKPNDLLQKNLFLVKSSVLLDAVNVSAERQAVRTETRTSVVKVTPLDIKQIPTVGGQPDLAQYLQVLPGVIFTGDQGGQLYIRGGSPIQNKVLLDGMVIYNPFHSIGLFSVFDTEIIRIADVYTGGFNAEHGGRISSVMDITTRDGNKKRYSGIVGMSTFGARAMIEGPIKKQSENGGGSSSFILSAKNSYLEQSSKIFYEYVNEDGLPFNFLDLYGKISLNAQNGSKLNLFGFNFADQVNYKEISEYSWNAAGGGANFVVIPGSTPVLMEGIFAYSSYDMQLDELGKDPRTSAINGFNAGFDFTYFMGKNEAKYGIEMNGFKTEFEYFNDLGQRIQQEQNTTELAGYFKYKLTTGKFLIEPGLRLQWYASLSDISIEPRFALKYNYSNNTRFKLAAGLYSQNLISARSDRDVVNLFYGFLSGPDQSLTDFDGNETEHKLQKSQHVIIGIEQDLSRELTINLEGYYKGFPQLTNLNRYKIYDEATAPAGTPDIEKKDFIVEKGDAMGIDLSVKYSKNRFYFWTAYSYAFVNRYDGIQWYYPHFDRRHNLNLLSSYSMGPLKEWEFSVRWNFGTGFPFTQSQGYYEKILFPDGINSDYLSENGILGIEYGPLNQGRLPTYHRFDVNLKRTFHFSETTTFQADLSVTNVYDRPNVFYVNRVTGDVVRQLPIMPSLGLTLAF; this comes from the coding sequence ATGCCACATAGCTTACTTCGTCCTGCCCACCTGTTATTACTTGTATTTCTTCTTGCCGCTAAACTGGTTTTTGCTCAGTCAGCTGTCATCAGGGGTTTTATTTACGAAAAAGAATCCGGCGAACCGATCATTTTTACGAATGCCTACCTTTTAGGTACCAACTATGGTTCAACCACTGACGTAAACGGCTATTTTGCGATCACTCAAATCCCACCCGGAGATTACACGCTGCTGGTTACTTATCTTGGATACGATACCCTCAAGATGGAAGTTTCGCTGAAGCCAAATGATTTGTTACAAAAAAACCTATTCCTGGTTAAATCATCGGTTTTGCTTGACGCAGTAAATGTTTCCGCTGAGCGGCAGGCTGTGCGCACTGAAACAAGAACATCGGTTGTAAAAGTAACACCCCTTGACATAAAGCAAATTCCAACAGTTGGTGGTCAGCCAGATCTGGCGCAATACCTGCAGGTGTTACCTGGTGTAATTTTTACCGGCGACCAGGGGGGGCAATTATACATACGTGGGGGCTCGCCCATACAAAATAAAGTCCTGCTTGACGGAATGGTTATTTACAATCCGTTTCATTCCATAGGCCTGTTCTCGGTTTTCGACACCGAAATCATCCGAATTGCCGATGTTTACACGGGTGGCTTCAATGCAGAGCATGGCGGACGTATCTCATCCGTAATGGATATCACCACGCGCGACGGTAACAAAAAGCGGTATTCGGGAATTGTTGGGATGTCTACCTTTGGCGCACGTGCAATGATTGAAGGACCCATCAAAAAGCAGTCGGAAAATGGCGGTGGCAGTTCGTCTTTTATTCTTTCGGCAAAAAACTCCTACCTTGAACAAAGTTCCAAGATTTTTTATGAGTATGTGAATGAGGACGGACTACCGTTCAATTTTCTCGATCTATATGGAAAAATTTCCCTAAACGCCCAAAACGGCAGTAAACTAAACCTTTTCGGATTTAACTTTGCTGATCAGGTTAACTATAAGGAAATCTCGGAATATTCCTGGAATGCTGCTGGTGGCGGCGCCAATTTCGTGGTGATCCCGGGTTCAACTCCCGTTTTGATGGAAGGGATTTTTGCTTATTCCTCCTACGATATGCAACTTGATGAATTGGGTAAAGATCCCCGTACCAGTGCAATTAACGGGTTCAATGCCGGATTTGATTTTACCTATTTCATGGGCAAGAACGAGGCAAAATATGGTATTGAAATGAATGGTTTTAAAACGGAGTTCGAGTATTTCAACGACTTAGGACAACGCATTCAGCAAGAGCAGAATACAACTGAGCTGGCCGGATATTTCAAATACAAACTGACAACCGGCAAATTTCTGATTGAACCAGGACTTCGTCTACAATGGTATGCTTCCCTTTCCGATATCTCAATAGAACCGCGATTTGCACTGAAGTATAATTACTCAAACAACACCCGCTTTAAACTGGCGGCTGGATTATATTCACAAAACCTCATAAGCGCCCGCTCCGACAGGGATGTTGTGAACCTCTTTTATGGTTTTCTTTCAGGCCCCGATCAAAGTCTGACCGATTTTGACGGTAACGAAACCGAACATAAATTGCAAAAATCACAACATGTCATTATTGGTATAGAACAGGATTTGTCGCGGGAACTCACCATAAACCTTGAAGGTTATTACAAAGGATTTCCTCAACTTACCAACCTGAACCGCTACAAAATTTACGACGAAGCCACTGCGCCAGCAGGAACTCCGGATATCGAGAAAAAGGATTTTATTGTAGAAAAGGGCGACGCTATGGGTATTGATCTTTCGGTGAAATACAGCAAGAACCGGTTTTATTTCTGGACAGCTTACTCTTATGCCTTTGTCAACAGGTATGATGGAATTCAATGGTATTATCCCCATTTCGACCGCAGGCACAATCTCAACCTGCTTTCATCTTATTCGATGGGTCCGCTCAAGGAATGGGAGTTTAGTGTACGTTGGAACTTTGGTACAGGATTTCCTTTCACGCAGTCACAGGGTTACTATGAAAAAATCTTATTTCCAGATGGTATAAATTCTGATTACCTCTCCGAGAACGGGATTCTCGGTATCGAATATGGCCCGCTGAACCAGGGCAGGCTTCCCACCTATCACCGTTTTGACGTAAACCTGAAGCGAACTTTTCACTTTTCAGAAACCACCACATTTCAGGCTGACCTGAGCGTGACCAATGTTTACGACCGCCCCAATGTTTTTTATGTGAATCGCGTGACAGGAGACGTTGTGCGCCAGCTTCCTATCATGCCAAGTTTAGGACTGACTTTGGCTTTTTAG
- a CDS encoding polysaccharide biosynthesis tyrosine autokinase yields MDTNYNIPTIKQEESIDLKALFLKFFRYWYFFALTVFVALVIAFLFNKYTKPVYEVKTTVLIKDDRSSKDLLGIGINNLQNLQNEMGLIRSYTLAERTINNLNFEISYLLEDNFITTELYDKSPFKVEMDTSFPQIKNVKINLFMLSNTRFKLGIQIEEAILYSFSDRQDVGKVTGLNFTKDYEFGELIEGEFGKFRIFLTENFTSEFLNKNLIFTFNDYQSLIAQFRGIKVEPINREASIVEISIEGGNSQKMQDYMNELTQQYLYRGIEKKNQIAVNTIRFIDSELVDITDSLNYVETKLQDFRISNEVMNLDFKANQVFTAMKQLEEQKAQLIVKAKYYKNLQDYLIQQKESIDDIVIPSAMGIEDPLLTQLISGLAKLYADRADLLWRSSEKNPAVAAVEQQIETTKKTILENIHNIVNTSTISIKDIDERIERLESEISRLPLTQRQLFGIERKFKLNDAIYTFLLQKRSEAQIAKASTLPDNEVIDIARTGEQVYPKKSLNYLIALVLGLVIPVVYILGKDYMNDKIIERQDVEKITNIPIIGHLIHNNKETQLVVPESPKSSISESFRSIRTNLQYLTKGKNKQTILVTSDMVGAGKTFVSINLASIFAMYDKKTLLMGFDLRKPKIYQDFGLTNTEGISSYLINKSKLEDIIQVSPVKNLDIIMAGPVPPNPAELISSEKTDELMAKLQEMYDYIIIDTPPVGLVTDAFLLMKYTDANLFMVRQNYTNKKVFESIIKDIEQRKLPNIYICINDVKLGKGSYGYGYGYGYGYGYGYGYGYGYGYGYGYGYGYYSDDDEASKKSLLRKIFGKA; encoded by the coding sequence GTGGATACGAATTACAACATTCCAACTATAAAACAAGAGGAATCGATCGACCTCAAAGCACTTTTTTTGAAATTCTTCAGGTACTGGTATTTCTTTGCACTCACCGTTTTTGTAGCACTTGTGATTGCCTTTTTGTTCAACAAATACACCAAACCGGTTTATGAAGTGAAAACCACCGTGCTGATTAAAGACGACCGTTCGAGTAAAGACTTGTTGGGAATTGGAATCAATAATTTGCAGAACCTGCAAAACGAAATGGGGCTTATCAGATCATACACCCTTGCTGAAAGGACAATCAATAACCTGAATTTTGAAATTTCCTACCTTCTTGAAGATAATTTTATTACAACCGAACTCTACGATAAATCGCCCTTCAAAGTGGAAATGGACACTTCTTTCCCTCAAATAAAAAATGTGAAAATCAACCTTTTTATGCTATCCAACACCCGGTTTAAGCTGGGAATCCAAATAGAGGAAGCCATTCTGTACAGTTTTTCAGATCGGCAGGATGTTGGGAAGGTGACAGGATTAAACTTCACAAAGGATTATGAATTTGGCGAATTGATAGAAGGCGAATTCGGAAAGTTCAGAATTTTTCTGACTGAAAACTTTACATCAGAATTTTTGAACAAAAACCTCATCTTTACATTCAACGATTACCAGAGCCTGATTGCCCAATTCAGGGGAATCAAGGTGGAGCCAATCAACCGTGAGGCATCTATTGTCGAAATTTCGATCGAAGGAGGCAACTCGCAAAAGATGCAGGATTACATGAATGAATTAACCCAGCAGTACCTTTACAGGGGTATTGAAAAGAAAAATCAGATCGCTGTTAATACCATCCGTTTTATTGACTCCGAGTTGGTTGACATCACTGACTCACTTAATTATGTAGAAACAAAACTGCAGGATTTCAGGATTTCAAACGAGGTGATGAATCTTGATTTCAAAGCCAACCAGGTGTTTACCGCCATGAAACAACTTGAAGAGCAAAAAGCTCAGTTGATTGTCAAGGCAAAATATTACAAAAATCTGCAGGATTATCTCATTCAACAGAAAGAAAGCATTGATGATATTGTAATCCCTTCGGCTATGGGTATTGAAGACCCTTTACTTACCCAGTTGATCAGTGGTCTTGCCAAACTCTATGCCGACCGTGCCGATTTACTTTGGAGATCGTCTGAGAAAAATCCAGCCGTTGCTGCAGTTGAACAACAAATTGAAACGACAAAGAAAACCATCCTGGAGAACATTCATAATATTGTGAACACATCAACTATTTCAATAAAAGACATTGATGAACGCATTGAACGTCTTGAATCGGAAATAAGCCGTCTGCCACTCACTCAACGACAACTTTTCGGAATAGAACGTAAATTTAAATTGAACGATGCAATTTATACCTTCCTTCTGCAAAAACGATCTGAAGCACAGATTGCCAAAGCATCAACATTGCCTGATAACGAAGTGATTGACATTGCACGAACCGGCGAACAGGTTTACCCGAAAAAGAGTCTCAATTACCTGATTGCCTTAGTGCTTGGCCTGGTTATTCCGGTAGTTTACATCCTGGGGAAAGATTACATGAACGACAAGATTATTGAGAGGCAGGATGTGGAGAAAATTACGAACATTCCTATTATTGGGCACCTTATCCATAACAATAAAGAAACTCAGCTGGTTGTGCCGGAATCACCAAAATCATCCATCTCCGAATCCTTCAGGTCGATCAGGACAAATCTCCAGTACCTCACCAAAGGCAAAAACAAACAAACAATCCTGGTTACTTCTGATATGGTTGGCGCCGGAAAAACATTTGTTTCGATCAACCTGGCTTCTATTTTTGCCATGTACGACAAGAAAACCCTGTTAATGGGTTTTGACCTTCGCAAACCGAAAATTTATCAGGATTTCGGTTTAACAAATACAGAGGGAATCAGCTCTTACCTGATCAACAAAAGTAAACTGGAAGATATTATCCAGGTTTCACCCGTTAAGAATCTCGATATCATCATGGCTGGACCGGTGCCACCCAATCCGGCAGAGTTGATCTCGTCAGAAAAAACTGATGAGCTGATGGCGAAGTTGCAGGAAATGTATGATTATATCATCATTGACACACCTCCCGTAGGCCTTGTCACCGATGCTTTCCTCCTGATGAAATACACCGATGCTAATCTCTTTATGGTTCGGCAGAACTACACCAACAAGAAAGTATTTGAATCCATCATCAAGGATATTGAGCAACGCAAGCTGCCCAACATCTATATCTGTATCAATGACGTCAAACTGGGTAAAGGATCCTACGGGTACGGTTACGGCTATGGTTACGGCTATGGTTATGGTTACGGCTATGGTTACGGCTATGGGTATGGTTACGGTTATGGGTATGGTTACTACTCCGATGATGATGAAGCATCGAAAAAATCATTGCTCAGAAAAATTTTCGGGAAAGCGTAA
- a CDS encoding FAD-dependent oxidoreductase codes for MHKIDSHPILEVPKVEKVVFSYNGQQVEGEKGFSIAAALHQAGFPVHSHSLRNRNRSLECGIGKCGACEMLVDGRIKRICITKVDGVHEVSEIPKDYTPVIEHVNELEPVKVFKTRVTIVGAGPAGLACREMLNKHDISNIVIDNNDKIGGQFLMQTHQFFFFEKEKKFGGMRGFDIAQTLAGDDHSGIFLNSTVWDILEGKRLAVKNILTEEVYYIESDFLVVASGAVPFLPAFENDDLPGVFTAAVVQKMMNSEFTLLGKNVLTVGAGNIGYLTSYQLMQAGANVKAIIEAQSREGGFPVQANRIRRLGIPVMTSKILLKAIPNEDNTGIIGAVVADCENFKPVQGTEKMIDGIDAINICTGLVPDDQLLIKGKEIFGRNVYGAGDTIRIGEGTSAVLRGKQVAYEILDDMGERFNYDDYLAVSKEYIDSQQHPVRVIEKPFEPEPERMTAKPFVIIDCLYGFACNPCEFACPHDAIHKTSTSTVPKINFDKCIGCMQCVYQCPGLAIFGYNVNKDWLFLPIEYEVDEQTGVFLVDNNGKILGEGIIEKILRKPNKTNIARVKSMDIHKEALMSVRGFVVKASYPDPLELKENMNDVSTEQYICHCDDVKLNEILDVIGDRKFISVDEVKHTTRLGMGACRGKRCIKRLKQTLAGTGISIVGEPTPRGPLSNQVSLGDLYPKKVKEQIITHGNGNKPKKIKVNTLVAGGGIGGSALFRYLAEAGMKPVLANYGRGASWRNIAGGRPNFSLPELSDIAVKNLEIFKELQEIGNIDFRPIDYVTFAHNEQLLKALEASMAWSDAYMIEPKDFRKEVSPHFNPNLKTYLAALITKNCWQATPGKVVDLIRQIGIKHGGEIQEDCEMIDIHKTGNTYTVLVKTHDREYIEYETDCFINAMGPQGDRFAKKLGIETGIYPVKHQAFITRRLPMMGKNGIPLPMMIDRRQYKGFTAVYGQQLGETGQIIGCASPHIEPYETDKNLKINSKDFLEIVSEIFVDWIPELSSVGFQAVWAGYYVEPRMIVDPNAGLFIGLRGQGFMLGQYLAQLYVDKLTGKVVPAYFDRLTLKGDGLLEKAFK; via the coding sequence ATGCATAAAATTGATAGTCATCCCATTCTTGAGGTACCGAAGGTAGAGAAGGTTGTTTTTTCATACAACGGTCAGCAAGTTGAAGGTGAAAAAGGATTTTCCATTGCTGCAGCTTTGCATCAGGCGGGTTTCCCGGTTCATAGTCATAGCCTTCGCAACCGCAACCGTTCACTCGAATGTGGTATTGGCAAGTGCGGCGCCTGCGAAATGTTGGTTGATGGGAGAATAAAGCGGATTTGTATTACAAAGGTGGATGGTGTCCACGAAGTAAGCGAAATACCGAAAGATTACACCCCTGTTATTGAGCACGTCAATGAATTGGAACCGGTAAAAGTTTTTAAAACGAGGGTAACTATTGTCGGCGCCGGACCAGCAGGGCTAGCCTGCCGCGAAATGCTTAACAAGCATGATATCAGTAACATTGTGATAGATAACAATGACAAGATTGGCGGGCAGTTCCTCATGCAGACACACCAATTTTTCTTTTTTGAAAAGGAAAAAAAATTCGGGGGTATGCGCGGTTTTGACATTGCACAAACCCTTGCCGGTGATGATCACAGCGGGATATTTCTTAACTCGACCGTATGGGATATTCTTGAGGGAAAACGCCTGGCGGTGAAAAACATACTCACCGAAGAGGTTTATTATATCGAAAGTGATTTCCTGGTAGTGGCCTCCGGCGCAGTTCCTTTTCTTCCAGCTTTCGAAAACGATGATTTACCTGGTGTTTTCACCGCCGCTGTTGTCCAGAAAATGATGAACAGTGAGTTTACGCTTCTTGGTAAGAATGTTCTAACCGTCGGTGCTGGCAATATCGGCTACCTGACTTCTTACCAGTTGATGCAGGCTGGAGCGAACGTGAAGGCGATCATCGAAGCGCAGTCGCGCGAAGGTGGTTTTCCGGTGCAGGCCAACCGCATCAGGAGGCTGGGAATACCTGTGATGACTTCAAAAATTTTGCTTAAAGCCATCCCAAATGAGGACAATACAGGGATCATCGGCGCTGTAGTTGCCGACTGCGAAAATTTCAAACCCGTTCAGGGTACTGAGAAAATGATCGATGGAATTGATGCCATTAACATTTGTACCGGCCTTGTGCCTGACGATCAATTACTGATTAAAGGAAAAGAAATTTTTGGCCGAAATGTTTATGGCGCCGGCGATACAATAAGAATTGGCGAAGGAACCAGCGCCGTTTTGCGGGGCAAGCAGGTAGCTTACGAAATCCTCGACGACATGGGGGAACGCTTCAATTATGATGATTACTTAGCTGTTTCGAAAGAGTACATCGATTCCCAACAGCATCCGGTACGGGTTATCGAAAAACCCTTTGAGCCTGAACCGGAAAGGATGACTGCCAAACCTTTTGTTATTATTGACTGCCTGTACGGTTTTGCATGCAACCCATGTGAGTTTGCCTGCCCGCACGATGCCATTCATAAAACATCAACCAGCACGGTACCAAAAATCAATTTCGACAAGTGCATCGGTTGTATGCAGTGTGTTTATCAGTGCCCTGGCCTGGCTATCTTTGGCTATAATGTGAACAAGGACTGGCTGTTTTTACCCATCGAATATGAGGTAGACGAACAAACCGGAGTTTTTCTGGTTGACAATAACGGAAAGATTTTAGGAGAAGGGATCATAGAAAAGATTTTGCGTAAACCAAATAAAACCAATATTGCCCGCGTAAAATCAATGGACATACACAAAGAAGCATTGATGTCAGTTCGCGGATTTGTGGTAAAGGCCTCTTACCCTGATCCGTTAGAATTAAAGGAAAATATGAATGATGTCTCCACCGAACAATACATCTGCCATTGCGATGATGTGAAGCTGAATGAGATACTTGATGTCATCGGTGACCGGAAATTTATCTCGGTAGATGAGGTAAAACATACAACACGTCTTGGTATGGGCGCCTGTCGTGGAAAACGTTGCATCAAACGATTAAAGCAAACACTTGCAGGAACGGGAATTTCCATCGTTGGCGAACCTACACCCCGCGGCCCGCTATCAAACCAGGTTTCACTCGGTGACCTTTATCCAAAAAAAGTAAAAGAACAAATCATCACGCATGGCAATGGAAACAAACCGAAAAAAATAAAAGTAAACACGCTGGTTGCCGGCGGGGGCATCGGGGGCAGCGCCTTATTCCGTTACCTGGCTGAAGCAGGTATGAAGCCAGTACTGGCCAACTATGGCCGTGGCGCTTCATGGCGCAATATCGCCGGTGGCCGCCCAAATTTCAGTCTGCCTGAACTGTCGGATATAGCCGTGAAAAACCTCGAAATATTCAAGGAACTACAGGAAATTGGCAACATCGATTTTCGTCCGATCGATTACGTAACTTTTGCTCACAACGAACAGCTTCTGAAAGCTCTTGAAGCGTCGATGGCCTGGTCGGATGCCTACATGATTGAGCCAAAAGACTTCCGGAAAGAAGTCTCTCCTCATTTTAATCCAAACCTGAAAACCTACCTGGCTGCACTGATCACTAAAAATTGCTGGCAGGCAACACCAGGCAAAGTGGTTGACCTGATCCGCCAGATCGGGATCAAACATGGTGGGGAGATACAAGAAGACTGCGAAATGATAGACATACACAAAACGGGAAATACTTACACCGTACTTGTTAAAACACACGACCGCGAATACATCGAGTATGAAACCGATTGTTTTATCAACGCGATGGGACCCCAGGGGGATCGATTTGCTAAAAAGCTCGGTATAGAAACCGGTATTTACCCTGTTAAACACCAGGCATTTATCACCCGTCGCCTCCCTATGATGGGAAAAAATGGCATTCCACTACCCATGATGATTGACCGTCGGCAATACAAAGGTTTCACTGCTGTTTATGGTCAGCAATTGGGCGAAACAGGACAGATTATCGGATGTGCGTCACCGCATATCGAACCCTATGAAACTGACAAAAATCTTAAAATCAACTCGAAAGATTTCCTTGAAATTGTATCGGAAATTTTTGTGGATTGGATTCCGGAACTGTCATCGGTCGGCTTCCAGGCAGTCTGGGCAGGCTACTATGTTGAGCCGCGCATGATCGTTGATCCTAACGCAGGATTATTCATCGGTCTGCGCGGCCAGGGCTTCATGCTCGGACAGTACCTTGCACAACTTTATGTGGATAAACTCACAGGAAAAGTGGTACCGGCATATTTCGACCGCCTTACATTAAAAGGCGACGGGCTGCTTGAAAAAGCGTTTAAGTAA